In Chitinivibrionales bacterium, the DNA window ACAAAGGCGCCGAAATTGGCCACATTGGTCACGGTGCCTTCAAGAACCATATCGGGTGCAAGATCGGAAATCTCCTGGATTTTATCGTCGAAAACCGCATAAGTAAACTCAGCACGAGGGTCCCGTCCGGGCTTATCGAGCTCGGCGATAATGTCGTCGATTGTCGGCAGACCGATATCGTCGGTGACAAACTGCCGTTTGTCGATTGACCGGAGCGCCTGCGTGTTGCCGATCAGTTGCTCGATCGATGCTTTAAGTTCGGAAGCCATTTTCTCGACGAATTCATACCGCTCGGGGTGCACCGATGAATTATCCAGCGGATTTGCCGCGCCGGGTATGCGCAAAAAGCCGGCCGCCTGCTCGAAACACTTGGCGCCCACCCCCGACACACTCATAAGATCTTTTCGTGATGAATAGGCCCCTTTTTCGTTGCGATATTCGACAATTCTTGCCGCATGGGTCCGGTTGAGACCGGAAACATATTTTAATAGCTCTTCTGAAGCAAGGTTGAGATCTACCCCCACTTTGTTCACACAACTTTCGACAACCTCCTCGAGCGATGACTTCAGTTTCGGCTGATTGACATCATGCTGATACTGCCCTACGCCGATCGACTTGGGATCGATTTTCACCAGTTCCGAGAGGGGGTCCTGAAGCCGCCGGGCAATCGAGACCGCGCCCCGCACCGTGAGATCGTATTCGGGAAACTCCTTTGCCGCGGTTTCGGATGCACTGTAGACACTCGCACCGGCTTCACTGACAATGACACAGACCGGCCGTTTATCCTCAGGAATATCTTTGATCGTTTCCCGCACAAAAGCATCGGTTTCTCTGCTTGCCGTGCCGTTACCAATAGCGATCAGCTCGACACCATGTCGCTGTATCATGGCTTTTACTATCGCAGCGGCTTCATCCTTTTTATTCTGCGGCTCATTGGGGAAAACGGCCTGATATTCCAGAAGCTTTCCTGTCTTATCGAGGGCAACAACTTTACAGCCGCTTCGAAATCCGGGGTCGATTCCCATGGCCGGCTTTTGCCCTGCAGGCGGGGCCATAAGCAGCTCCTTGAGATTTTCGCCAAAGACCTTGAACGCCTCTTCCTCGGCATCACCCCGAATCTGTTTCCGAATTTCGGTCTCGGTGGCCAGCAGCAGCAGACGGTCGAAACTGTCGGCAACGGTCTTTTTAAGCAAAGCTTCGGATGCACTCCCCGAATGCTGAATGAATCGCTGCTCCATCCATGCAACCCCCTCATCACGGGGCATGCGTAGCTCCAGGCGAAGGACTTTCTCCCGCTCGCCCCGGAACATGGCAAGAGTCCGGTGCGACACCACGGTCGATACCTTTTCCCGGTAATCGTAGTACATGGAAAACTTCGTTTTCTTGTCGACAAAATCCTTTCGGGCCACAGAGATAATCTCACCATCATCGAATGCAAGCTCCCGGAGATGCTTCCGGACTTCGGCATCATCGGAAAAATTCTCGGCAAGGATATCGCATGCGCCCTGAATGGCCTTCTCCACTGTATCGATACCTTTCTCCGGGTTCAGAAACTCCTGAGCCTTTCCCTCAATATCAACGCCGGCTTCCGAAAGATTAAACAGCCATTCGGATAGAGGCTCCAGGCCGGCATCCTTTGCCTTGGTTCCCCGGGTCTGACGTTTTGGTTTGTAGGGAAGATAGAGATCTTCAAGCTCGGTTTTGCTGAGCGTTTCATTTATTTTTTTCGCAAGCTCGGGAGTGAGTTTCCCCTGCGATTTGATGCTTTCTAAAATTGTCTCCCGTCGCTCATCAAGCTCTTTATAATAGGTGTATTTATGAAGAAGATCCCGGATCTGGATTTCATCCAGCCCCCCGGTACGTTCTTTCCGGTACCGGGCGATAAAGGGAACCGTCGCACCTTCATCAAAAAGACCAAGAGTATTCTCAACCTGAGATGGCTTGAAACCGAATTCTTCAATAAGCTGACTTGAAATATTCACGCATTAATCCTTTGAATGATTGTAATAATAAAGCACCTCTGCTGCAATGGATAGCAGGTCGGGTGATTAAAATAAATTTTGGAGAGTCATCATGGAGGGGTGGTTATTTCCGCGCCTTTTCCGGAAATGCAGCAATCACAAGAAAATGTATCCCGCAGAACATTGCGGTGTAGCTTTGAAACAAGTAAAACAATTGAAGTAGTGAAGTAATTCTGTGCATACCATCGATAGGCATGCACAGAAACGTTCATTCTCTATTCCTGCCTCACGGTTACGCGTCTTTTGATTTCGGGTGTTTGATCGTTTTTTTCTTCTTTTTCCCGAATTTGATACCCACATGCTTATTGCCCAAAACAAAGCCGATAATTGCCCCGGTCGCTGTTCCCAAAACATGACCGAAAATAACCTTGATTATACCCAGGATAAAAAGCACGCCCAGCTTAAGGATACCGACAACTCCTGCAATGGCTTTTTTGAGAAGCGTAAAGGGCAAGAAAACTATTTTTCCGATCATGGCATACTCCTTTATTTAGAGGTCAATCGATACACACCGTCCCAGTCTGTTCCCGGAGGATTGGCTTTAAATTCTTTACATCGCTTGATCAGCATATTGCTGGGCGATCCGCCTTTTGACGAAACAGCCTTGTAGGGCTCTAAATCTTCTGATTGCGAGAGAAAATCTATAGCTTTGTCCCACTCCTGCCGGTAGTAACAATCGATACCCTGCGTATAGAACTCGTGGAGTTTGCTCATTTCAGGGCTCAACTCCCCTTTGCGGGCCATCAGTTCATAAACTACAATAGGCTCGGATTTCCCCACAACTGTTATTTTATCAAGCTGTCTCGTTTCGAAATCATCCTTGATAAGGTCGTGGGTGTAATGGCTGATCATCGTATAGATACCATACTGCTTTGCCGCGGCTTCCAGCCGGGCAGCCAGATTCACAGCGTCTCCCATCATAGTATAATTCATGCGTACTTTTGATCCCATATTTCCGGTGGTGATCGCGCCGGTATTGACCCCGATACGCATCTGCATCTCATGAACGATTTTCGGCCACTTATCGCCTTCGGAGATCCACTTGTTGCGGAGCTCCCCGAGCTTGTCCTGCATGTCAAGTGCTGTATAGCATGCCTGGTGCGCATGGTCATCCATGGGCATGGGCGCGCCGTAAAAGGCAATAATGGCGTCGCCCTCATACTTGTCAAGTGTTCCGTAATGGGCAAGGAGGATGTCGGTCATGGCCGACAGATACTCATTGAGCAGCTCTACCAGCCGGGTCGGCGATCCGAGTTTCTCGGAAAAGGTCGAAAAACTCTGGATATCGGTAAAGTAGGCGGTCCGCACTCCCTCTTCTCCGCCAAGCTCCGGCATCTTCTTTTTTTTATACATGATATCGATCAGTTCGGGAGAGAGATACTGTTTGAATGTCGACTGGAGAAATTTCCGGTCCTTTTCTTCGGTAATATACCGATATGCCATCACTGCGGTAAATGTCAGAAGGATTGTCAGCACCGGACGGGCGATATCGATCCAGAGATGGTTTGTGCCGAAAAGTGTCAGGGCAGTCAGAAAATAGGCAAAGACCGCAACAATGGTGAGAATGGCACCCGGCAGTGGCTTGAGCACGAAACTGATAATACCGATCGCAATGCCGACGCAGAGCAGAATCAGAAAATTCTGCCAGTCTTCAGGGCGGGTAATAAAGGTGTTCATCAAAAAGGAATTCATCATCGATGCATGAATTTCCATCCCCGGATACTGTTCATCATGGGGCACATGCACAAGGTCGAACATGGCCGGGGCAGTGGAACCGACAATAAAAATTTTACCTTCCAGTTCACCATGGACCCGGTCGTTGAGAATATCGTAATAGCTGTAATATTTGAACGGTTTCCGTTTGGGCCCGAAGAAGGTGATGATATGCTTATTGTCCGGTGTCAGGGGAATACGGACATTCTTCCCGAAATCCATCCTGCTTCCCGGTGCAAGCTCTTCGATGGTTTTCCATTCTGTCCGGCACAGCTCTTTAAGCATCGGCCCCCTGAAAATCGGGACGCTCGAGCTGTATTTCCCCTCTTTATTTTTAAAGATATTCAAGGTATGATAGAGCAGCGCGGTTTCTCCATTGGCAATCTGGTCGAAATCCTCCGGCTCGACCGTGGCCAGCGTCTTTATCTCATCGGTGCTGGTATACCATTCCATATCACCGAAAGGCGCGGTTATTATCCAGTCGACATCGGAATCCCGCACAACAGCAACATCCGATCCCAGCGACTTTTCCTCTCCGGGTTTAAGCGTGAGAACCTCTTTCAAATCTGCATTTAAAAGCACCTGAAGCAACTCCTCGGGGATATAATACAGAAGATTCATTTCGATAAACCGGTCGCCCTGATCGGTCTTTCCACGTTTCAGAAGAGAGGTGATCTGCAAACTGTTCTCAGGCTCCAGAGCCAGAATTTTATCTGCATTATCAACGATCGCTTTCACCTGTTTAATTGTCACATTAGGATAGGAGCAGTGATAACCGCCCTCTTTCTTCCGGGTTATTTTAAAGGGTTTGCCGATATCAAGGTACTTGCCCGGTTCAAAAATGATTTCATCATTGGGCGTGCCGAAAAGTGTGGCGATTGTTCTGACACTGATCGGAAGATAAACCGGGTCGTGATCACCGAATCCGAACAGGAGGGGGGTAATACTCTTGACACCGTCAACATTGGGATTGATATTGACATGGCCGATATCTTTCGAGGCCTGAGCAAGGGGCGGAAAAATACCTTCAATAACTTCGCGACTCACGACCTCCTCCCTCTTTTTTCCCGGTAAAGTAATCGCCGATGAAGGGTGGAGTGAATTGTGGCGCTCCATAGTCATTTTCGATTCTATCTGAGACAGCGCGTAGTCTTTGTAATCCATTTTCCCTGTCATCACACAGGCGTGAAAAACATTCCCGGCGTCTCTGGTGGCTTCAATAAACTGCTTGTCATAATCCACGACGCTGTACATTGAACGGGCGACCTCCTGCGTTATCTCTATATCTTCGTTTTTTTCCTGCGCGCGGACCAGAAGTTTCTGCAAGCGTTTTGCATGATTGTGATCTTCGGCACCTCCAAAGAAAATATCAAAGACGATTGCGGCGGGGAATTTCTTGTTGAGCGTGGTGATAAGATTAGCGTGATAGGAACGGTCCCAGTTCCAGTACAATCCCAGTTTGTCTTCGGCCATACTCCGATCATCGATATCGACGATGCATATTCCGTACTCATCATCGGCAGTTTTCTCTTTATTCTGCTCACCAAGCTCCTTATACTCCCATTTATACCGCCAGTAATAGGTCTGGTATTCGAGCTGATCGATAAGATCGGAAAGAAAGTAGCTGGTAACAATTGTCATTGCCAGGCCGACGATGCCGCCGATCAGAAGGCTTTTCCCGATTTTTTTCAAAGGCTCCATAGGATATCCGTCTCCTTCTGGAAAAATCAAAAATTTTGAATATTAAACAAATTATATCGTATGTGTACACAATTGACCAGAACCAAATTTCGCTTGCAGGGCGATTTGGATTTATTTTATGAGCTACCCCTGTAATGGTAAAAAAGACATACGCGGCATGGTGGAAGGCAGCTACCCGATTGGTCAAATTCTTAAAGCTTATCCGGAACTGAGTCGCGAGTCAGTTTAGAAAGGTCCTTTCTCTGAATGTATCTCTTTAACAAGTTTCCTCACCCCGAGAACTTCTCCTTTATCTCCTTTAATAAAAAGAAAAAAAAACTGTATGCCGGAAAGCATGAATGTTCTTTTTCTGTGAGTGAGTCTTTTAATGATATCTATCACCTGCAACTTTCGGTAAAAGGAATAAACCACGCTTCCTGTACCCGATCGGAACTGACTCCTCTGGAACGATGTGTATCTCACACCAGCCGTCCGAAAAGCTCGTTGGCGGTTTCGGCGGATGGGGAAATAAGTTTGAAAAATGCACGAGGGAAAACGGTACTTCAATCGTTGAATGGGATGCCCTTTGGTATCTGCGGTTCCGAATGGATGTTCTGCTTCGGTTTTGATCCCTCCTTTCAATTTTACGGGATGGGTGAACGGAGCACCCGTTTTGAAAAGAGTTTCAGCTCCCATGTTTTCTGGAATATCGATGCCTGGAGTGATCATGACATGCGAATAATCCGGAAAAACCATTATGATCCCGATTATATTTCCGTTCCCTGGGTGATACTCAAAGCCAGAAACGAATACATGGGTATCCTGATCGACTCTCCTTTCTGCAGCTACATATCACTGGGCCATGCCCGCCATGTACTCGGCTATGAAGGCAGAAATATGGATAATAACCGGTGCATGTATTTCAGTTCCGAAAATGGGGCCCCTTCGCTGTATGTTATCTATGGTCCGAGTTGCCGTGAAGTAGTTCGTAAATTCCAGCGCCTCTCAGGCCATGTTCCCACTCCCCCGTTATGGTCCCTCGGCTATCAGCAATGCCGGTGGGGATATCGATCAAAGAACGACCTCCAAGAACTGGCCCGTAATTTCGAGCGGCATAAGATACCGGTTGACGGCCTCTGGCTGGATATCAATTACATGGATGGATTCCGGGTGTTTACTTTTGACAAAAAGCACTTTCCTTCACCACCAAAGGATATCGAAGCGATACAAAAACAGGGCTACAAGGTAGTGCCCATTTTAGATCCGGGCATAAAAAAAGAACCCGGCCTTCCAACCTATGAGCAGGGCAAGAGGACCGGCATATTCTGCAAAAATCCGCAGGGCACCGACTTTGTCGGACTTGTATGGCCCGGAATGACTGTTTTCCCCGATTTTTCCATGCCCCGCGGACATCGATGGTGGGCGCGGCAAGTAGAACATTTTGCCCAAACCGGTATCAGAGCAGCTTGGCTCGACATGAACGACCCTTCAACCGGTCCGGTCAAATGCACCGACATGCTCTTTAACAAAGGGAAAGAACACCACGATGCTTACCATAACCAGTACGCCATGCTTATGGCTAAGGCTACCCGTGATGGCTTTCAGAAATCATTTCCCAACGAACGCATTTTCCTTCTCTCCCGTTCCGGATTTACCGGATCCCAGAAATGGGCCGCCAATTGGACCGGTGACAATTACTCAAACTATTATCATTTACGAAAGACCATTGCCACAACCATCAACCTGTCCCTCTCCGGTATGCCCTTTAACGGCCCGGATGTGGGAGGGTTCGGCGATGACTGCTCCGGTCAACTGATGATCGATTGGGTAAAGGCCAATTTTCTCTTTCCCTTTTTCAGAAACCATTGCCACCATGAAGCGCGGCGGCAGGAACCCTGGGTTTTTTCGAAAAAAGAGATCCGGATAATCAGACATTTTATCCGCCTTCGGTATAAACTGCTGCCCTATCTCTACAATCTCTTTGTAGCGCAGGAAAAAGAGGGCGAACCGATTCTCCGACCGCTCTTTTATGAATTTTCAGACAGTAAAAAACTCCCCCTGGGCCTGATCGACGATCAGTTTATGGTGGGACCGTCAATCATGCAGGCGCCCTTTGTCGATGAAAACGTCGATAAACGGGAAGTGATTCTGCCGAATGAACGGTGGTACCGGGCAGATACCGGAGAATGGATACAGGGGAACCGAAGGATTACCCTTCCAAAAAAAGAGACAACTACCCCTGTTTTCTTCCGAAATCGTTCCCTTATACCTCTGCAGAAAGGGATCAGGCACACCAGTTGTAATGATCTCTCCACTATCGAACTGTTAATATGCATGCACCCCCAAAGCACCGGCACGGCAGAATACTGCTATACGTTCGATGACGGCATTTCGCTGGATTATCGACGGGGAATCCAGACGATTTACAACCTCTCGGCCAGGGTCCGCAAAAAACAGCTCCATCTTAAAATCCGTGCTCAATCGGAAAAGTATGGAAAAGTCAGATTTATTCCGGTAACCCCCTCCGGGTATGATACTCTGGTTATAGACCTGGACGGCACAACCAGAAAACTTCATGCCGCAGCCGGAAAGGTCACCTCTTTGGGCAAAGCGATCACTTGGTATTACTGGAAATAATAGAGTGGTAATTTCGCATTATATTATATTGAAATCATTTATGGGAGGTTTCTTAAACGAGTGATAAAACGTAACGATCCCTGCTGGTGCGGAAGCCGCAAAAAATATAAGAAATGCCATATGCAGGCCGACCAGGAGGCACACCATGCACAAAGCCGCAGGCCGGGTACTAAATTCACAAAAGCACCCGATGAAATTGCCGGAATGCGCAAGGCCGGTGAATTCAACGGCATCTTAATGGATTATATCCGCCCCTTTATTAAAGATGGTATATCCACCGAAGAACTCGACAGGCTGGTCCACGACTACACGCTCAAACACGGCCACCGACCGGCAACGCTCAACTATCATGGATATCCCAAGTCGATCTGTACGTCAATCAATAATGTGGTGTGTCACGGGATCCCCTCGGAAAATGAAATCCTTAAAAACGGGGACATTGTGAATCTCGATCTGACTACCATTGTCGATGGATTCTATGGGGATTCTTCGGAAACATTTATAATCGGCGCTGTTTCATCCCAGGCCCGCCGACTGGTCGAGGTTACGGTTGAAGCCTTAAGCCGGGGAATCGATGCCGCCCGGGCGGGGAATCATCTCAAAGAAATTGCCAATGCGATCGAGCCCTGGGTCATTTCGCAGGGATGTTCCGTGGTGCAGCAGTATACCGGCCACGGTATCGGTAAAAAGTTTCATGAGAACTTCTCGGTCTACCATCACCGGGCCCGAGACTGCGATGATGTGGTTCTGGCGCCGGGCATGACCCTGACTATCGAACCCATGATCAATCTGGGTGGGTATGAAGTCATTACCGATCAGGTCGATAAATGGACTGTCCGCACCAAAGACAACTCCCTATCGGCCCAATTCGAACATACCATTCTGGTTACCGAAAAGGATCCGGAAATTTTGACTTTAACCCCCTCGCAGAAACGGGCGGGGCAAATCGTAATACTATAAAACTCGAAATCCGGTCCCGCTGAAAGGGGACAAAACCCGAAATAATTTGAACGCTACTGAAGTAATCTTAAAAAGAAAGGTACCATTTTCCAACTAATTGCGACTCGCAATTACCGACAAACTATGTTCAATACAAATATTCCTTCACCACCCGAAAAAGTAATCCTCGCCGGTCTTCAAACACCAAGCAGAGATCCGGTATTATTTAACGCCGATCTGCAAGAGATGCAGATGCTCTGTTCGACAGCCGGTGCAACGGTAATCGACATGATTGTTCAGAAACGGGAAAAGCCCGATCCTGCCACCTATATGGGCAAGGGGAAATTAAAAGAAATCGCCCGGGCCATGAAAGCGGGCGAGTGCAAGACCTTTGTTATCGATGCCGAGTTGTCACTGGGGCAAGTTCGTAATATCGAAAAAACGATCAAAGGAAAAGTGATCGATCGGGCCCAGTTGATTCTGGATATCTTTGCCCAGCATGCCCGGACCAACGAAGCACGCATTCAGGTGGAGCTTGCACAGATGTACACGCTTTATCCCCGTCTGACTCATGCATGGACCCACTTTTCGCAGCAGGTCGGCGGTATTGGTACCCGTGGTCCCGGCGAGAAACAGCTCGAAGTAGACCGGCGGCTGGTACAGAATAAAATCAACGATCTGAAAAAAAAGCTGGCAAAAATCGAACGCTCCCGTCATACCCAGCGCAAGTCCCGTCGAGACATTTTCAAGATATCACTGGTGGGTTATACCAATGTGGGAAAATCTTCCCTGCTCAACGCACTCTGCGGTTCGGAACTTCTGGTCGAAAACAAGCTTTTCGCTACCTTGGATACCGCAACCAGGCGGACCTTTATTCAAGGTATCGGCAATGTGGTAATCTCCGACACGGTCGGTTTTCTCCGCAAGCTGCCCCATCACCTGGTCGCATCCTTCAAGAGTACTCTGGAGGTTGTCAGAGATGCCGATCTTTTAGTGATTGTCATGGATGCATCTTGTGAATGGAACGACCATCAGCTCAAGACGGTCAATGAGGTCCTCGATGAACTCGGGGCTCACGATATACCGCGTATACAGGTAATGAATAAGATGGATCTGGTCACCGATCCCTTTGTGCGGAAAAAACTTGAAATCGCCTATCCCGATGCTCTCTTTGTGTCAGCCTTTCATTCCGAAGACATTGCAGCACTCAAAGAGGACATAAAAGAACATATTGTCGAGCATAATAAAGCCAAATCGATGGCCGAGATTATCAAGCGGAAGAGCCGGGACCTGGTCACCCACTAACACGGCGGAGAGATATGAATTCCCCTTCGATCACATTTCTCAAACCGGAGCATCTTGCGCCTGTCAGGAGCCTTACCCTTCGGGCAAAACACATTGTCGAGGGCATGATCGCGGGGCTGCATAAGAGTCCTTACCATGGTTTCTCGGCCGAATTTTCTGAATACCGCCCCTATCGACCAGGTGAATCGACCAGGAAGATCGACTGGCGCAAGTATGCCAAAACCGACCGGAGTGTGGTGCGGCTCTACGAAGATGAAACCAATCTCTTTGCCCACATACTCCTTGACAAGAGTGGTTCGATGGCCCTCCGGTCCCACGATGGGTTTTCGAAATTCGACTATGCCCGCACCCTGGCGGCATCCCTTGCATGGATCCTGATCCGTCAGAGAGATGCTGCCGGCCTCGCGGCTTTCGATGATGAAATCCGGTTCTTTATCGGCCCGAAATCAACCAACCGGCAACTCAATACCATGCTCGGATATCTCCAGAACATGACTCCCGAAAAACAGACCGGGTGCGGGTTTGCGATCAACCATATCGCCCAACGTCTTCATAAACGGGGACTCACGGTTGTTATTTCGGATCTTTTCGACGATCCCGACAGCATTATCCACGGCCTGAAACATCTTCGGTACAAACGGCAGGATGTCATCCTTTTCTGGATACTCGACCCTTTGGAACTTGGATTCAGCCATGATGGTCCGTTAAAGATCCATGATATCGAAACCGGTGAAGAAGTCACTCTGGATGCCCGGACTGCCCGGGAGTATTTCGCCGGAGGATTTGCAGAACACCGTGCCCGCATCGAATCAGCCTGTAAAGAGCTGGCGATCGATTGCGAAATCATCTCGACTAAGCAGCCCTTTCAAAAAGCACTCCTTGCGGCTATGGAAAAACGAAGGCGATTGTTTTAATGCAGATCTCTTTTTTTCACCCCCTCTTTTTATGGGGCCTTGCGTTCCTGTCGGTCCCGATCCTTATTCATCTTTTAAACCGTAAACGGACTGTCCGTCTCGATTTTTCCTCACTCCGTTTTTTCAGACAGACCGCGGTCAAGACCAGCAAGCGACGGCAAATCCAGCGATTACTGCTTCTTATTACCCGGCTCCTGATTATACTTTTGATTATCCTCATTTTCTCAAAGCCCTACAACAACACGTCTCCCTTCACTATTCTGAACAATCCCGATGCCGCGGTCTACTGCTGGATCGATCCGACAATCAGCATGGATTATCGTGACGGCAAACAGGCTCTGTGGGAAAGGGGCTTGACAATCATCGACTCACTCGCCCGTCAGTTGCCGGCAACCGCCCGATGCTATACGTATGACCATAATCGTGAAGAATTTGTTGTTCACACCCGGCAAAAAGAGCCGACCGAACGCTTTACCCGACACGGTCCTTCGGATTTTTCTTCCATGACCACCTCCTTTATGGAACAGAGCAAAAAGAAAAAAAGCATCCCCCTTCTGGTGCTTATCAGCGATTTTCAGTATCCGCGCGATTCGTCTTTCAAGCGGATACCCGATCAGGTTACCCGGTTTCTCGGTTCGGACAAAGAGAAGATTCCCCCGACTCTCTGTGTGATGCTTGGTGATCCGAAGGCCTGGAATTATTCGATCATGGAAGCCGGTATTTCTCCTGAAAATCCCTCGAGTCTCAAAGCACTGCTTCGTACGGAGAGGAAAAAAGTCGAAGAGGAAGAAATAACGGTCATTGCCGGCAATACCCGTATCGGGCATGAACTGGTTTCGGTTCCCCCGGATGATACCCTCGGGATTCAAATGAATATCGGCACTAACCGGTATTCAACGGCCGGTAGGCTGGAGCTGGCGGCAAAGGACCCGTTCGTGCATGATAATACCGCCTGGTTTACTTTGACCGAAGACCAACACTACCGTGCCCTGATTGTGGGAGACTATCAACAGAGCTACCCCCTGGCAGCCGCACTGAAGGCCCTCAAGGAAAGCCGATGGGACCCGGTAATTACCATGGACCCACAAGAAGTTACCTATGAAGATCTGGATTCGGCGGATCTGATACTGCTTAGCGGAATCAGAGAACCTTCACGGGCGCTCCAGTCACTGATTACCGCCAAATCATTTGGAAGAAAGGCGATCCTCTTTTCACCAACCACCGATTCGTTATTCAGAAACTGGAACAGAATCGTTTTTAACCATCTGCATACCTCCTGCCGCCTGAAAAGCACGGAAAAAGGCTTTTTCCCGGTGCTTCCCGACACCCTCTCGATCACCTGGAAAGGATTTCCAAAGATCCGGGAGACCGATATCGCGGTTTACCGCTACTGGCAGGATATTCCCGGCAATGCTATGCTGCGGCTTAACAACAACGATCCTCTGGCGTCAAAAACAGTCGATTCACTGGGACACAACTGGATTGTTCTGGCAACCAATCTGGGCATTACCGAAGCCAACAATATCTGCGAGACCGGTTTTTTTGTCCCCTTTTTGGATCGTCTGGCCCGCGCCGCCCTTGCCGGCATACAAAAAGACACCCATAACTGGAAAGCGGGTATTCACCGTCGGAATCCTTACTATGGTTATTCATCATCGGCAAAGATATTCGACAGTAACGATGCTCTTGTTGGACGGTGGGATAATCAGCCTGAAGTGGTTCTTAGAACGCCCGGCATTTACAAGGTAGTACCCGATAACGGCGGCACCTACCGGCTGGCAGTCAATGTCGATCCCGCAGAAACCGAATTTACCTATCGGAAACCTTCAATCCCCGAAAGTAAAAAGAATGAGGTCCGTATCCTCAACGGAAAGCAGGTTGCAGCTTTTGTCAAGAATACCCGCCGAAACATAATCAGCTATATCCTCTGGATTATCCTCGCGGTGCTTGTTCTGGGTGAAATACTGTTGTGGCGGAAGCCGTGAAGAAAGGATTTATGATTTTGTAAGGGCCCGGGCGGCCCTTGTAATTTCCCCTTCGAATTGATATAATAATCACGAAACAGGGCTCTACTGGCGTTATCAGCGCTCTGTTTTGGGCAAGGCTGATCACGAAAGGATAATATGAAACTCGAAGTCTACGAAAAGGGCGAATATCAGGTTATTTCCATTGAAGAGGACCTGACAGTGATCTCGGAACTGCAGGAATTGAGTTATCTGGTGGATGGCTACATTGCTCAGGGAAAGCGACGGATTGCGGTCCAATTCCTGAAGGCATCCTATATCTACAGCGGCGCCATAGCTGTTTTGCTCCAGTGCATAAAAAAGCTGACTCAGGATGACGGTGAATTATGTGTAATCGAAAACAATCCCGATATCATTAATATATTCCA includes these proteins:
- a CDS encoding RNA-binding transcriptional accessory protein; translation: MNISSQLIEEFGFKPSQVENTLGLFDEGATVPFIARYRKERTGGLDEIQIRDLLHKYTYYKELDERRETILESIKSQGKLTPELAKKINETLSKTELEDLYLPYKPKRQTRGTKAKDAGLEPLSEWLFNLSEAGVDIEGKAQEFLNPEKGIDTVEKAIQGACDILAENFSDDAEVRKHLRELAFDDGEIISVARKDFVDKKTKFSMYYDYREKVSTVVSHRTLAMFRGEREKVLRLELRMPRDEGVAWMEQRFIQHSGSASEALLKKTVADSFDRLLLLATETEIRKQIRGDAEEEAFKVFGENLKELLMAPPAGQKPAMGIDPGFRSGCKVVALDKTGKLLEYQAVFPNEPQNKKDEAAAIVKAMIQRHGVELIAIGNGTASRETDAFVRETIKDIPEDKRPVCVIVSEAGASVYSASETAAKEFPEYDLTVRGAVSIARRLQDPLSELVKIDPKSIGVGQYQHDVNQPKLKSSLEEVVESCVNKVGVDLNLASEELLKYVSGLNRTHAARIVEYRNEKGAYSSRKDLMSVSGVGAKCFEQAAGFLRIPGAANPLDNSSVHPERYEFVEKMASELKASIEQLIGNTQALRSIDKRQFVTDDIGLPTIDDIIAELDKPGRDPRAEFTYAVFDDKIQEISDLAPDMVLEGTVTNVANFGAFV
- a CDS encoding CHASE2 domain-containing protein — encoded protein: MEPLKKIGKSLLIGGIVGLAMTIVTSYFLSDLIDQLEYQTYYWRYKWEYKELGEQNKEKTADDEYGICIVDIDDRSMAEDKLGLYWNWDRSYHANLITTLNKKFPAAIVFDIFFGGAEDHNHAKRLQKLLVRAQEKNEDIEITQEVARSMYSVVDYDKQFIEATRDAGNVFHACVMTGKMDYKDYALSQIESKMTMERHNSLHPSSAITLPGKKREEVVSREVIEGIFPPLAQASKDIGHVNINPNVDGVKSITPLLFGFGDHDPVYLPISVRTIATLFGTPNDEIIFEPGKYLDIGKPFKITRKKEGGYHCSYPNVTIKQVKAIVDNADKILALEPENSLQITSLLKRGKTDQGDRFIEMNLLYYIPEELLQVLLNADLKEVLTLKPGEEKSLGSDVAVVRDSDVDWIITAPFGDMEWYTSTDEIKTLATVEPEDFDQIANGETALLYHTLNIFKNKEGKYSSSVPIFRGPMLKELCRTEWKTIEELAPGSRMDFGKNVRIPLTPDNKHIITFFGPKRKPFKYYSYYDILNDRVHGELEGKIFIVGSTAPAMFDLVHVPHDEQYPGMEIHASMMNSFLMNTFITRPEDWQNFLILLCVGIAIGIISFVLKPLPGAILTIVAVFAYFLTALTLFGTNHLWIDIARPVLTILLTFTAVMAYRYITEEKDRKFLQSTFKQYLSPELIDIMYKKKKMPELGGEEGVRTAYFTDIQSFSTFSEKLGSPTRLVELLNEYLSAMTDILLAHYGTLDKYEGDAIIAFYGAPMPMDDHAHQACYTALDMQDKLGELRNKWISEGDKWPKIVHEMQMRIGVNTGAITTGNMGSKVRMNYTMMGDAVNLAARLEAAAKQYGIYTMISHYTHDLIKDDFETRQLDKITVVGKSEPIVVYELMARKGELSPEMSKLHEFYTQGIDCYYRQEWDKAIDFLSQSEDLEPYKAVSSKGGSPSNMLIKRCKEFKANPPGTDWDGVYRLTSK
- the map gene encoding type I methionyl aminopeptidase is translated as MIKRNDPCWCGSRKKYKKCHMQADQEAHHAQSRRPGTKFTKAPDEIAGMRKAGEFNGILMDYIRPFIKDGISTEELDRLVHDYTLKHGHRPATLNYHGYPKSICTSINNVVCHGIPSENEILKNGDIVNLDLTTIVDGFYGDSSETFIIGAVSSQARRLVEVTVEALSRGIDAARAGNHLKEIANAIEPWVISQGCSVVQQYTGHGIGKKFHENFSVYHHRARDCDDVVLAPGMTLTIEPMINLGGYEVITDQVDKWTVRTKDNSLSAQFEHTILVTEKDPEILTLTPSQKRAGQIVIL
- the hflX gene encoding GTPase HflX; translated protein: MFNTNIPSPPEKVILAGLQTPSRDPVLFNADLQEMQMLCSTAGATVIDMIVQKREKPDPATYMGKGKLKEIARAMKAGECKTFVIDAELSLGQVRNIEKTIKGKVIDRAQLILDIFAQHARTNEARIQVELAQMYTLYPRLTHAWTHFSQQVGGIGTRGPGEKQLEVDRRLVQNKINDLKKKLAKIERSRHTQRKSRRDIFKISLVGYTNVGKSSLLNALCGSELLVENKLFATLDTATRRTFIQGIGNVVISDTVGFLRKLPHHLVASFKSTLEVVRDADLLVIVMDASCEWNDHQLKTVNEVLDELGAHDIPRIQVMNKMDLVTDPFVRKKLEIAYPDALFVSAFHSEDIAALKEDIKEHIVEHNKAKSMAEIIKRKSRDLVTH